From a single Streptomyces misionensis genomic region:
- a CDS encoding cytochrome P450, with translation MDPGTLLARITDYASRPDPYPLYAELRAAGPVVPQEDGSLLVGGYHEVAALLHDPRLSADPRTRGLETAKPPFLRLDDPEHHRLRTLAMRPFGPPHSPHRVDGMRAEIDRITAELLEPFEAGGRFDLVDDFAYPLPVTVICRLLGVPREDEPLFRAWSDTLVASADVRPDAGQAPREEAEKARADMGGYLVGLAEQRRDQPTGDLLSAFVNEPDPGQRLTREELAETAVLLLIAGHETTVNLITNGVLTLLRHPEELDRLRRTPGLLPRAIEELLRYEPPVHMRERIPLVDLAVAGTTLPQGSSVFLALASGNRDPRRFTDPDRFDPARPDNQHLGFGTGIHLCYGAPLARIEAHSALSALLPRLATAQLVEDPPPYRQNAMLRGPRHLPLRL, from the coding sequence ATGGACCCCGGCACCCTGCTGGCGAGGATCACCGACTACGCCAGCCGTCCCGACCCCTACCCGCTGTACGCGGAGCTGCGCGCGGCCGGGCCCGTCGTCCCGCAGGAGGACGGCAGCCTGCTGGTCGGCGGCTACCACGAGGTCGCCGCGCTGCTGCACGACCCCCGGCTCAGCGCCGATCCGCGCACCCGCGGTCTGGAGACGGCCAAGCCGCCGTTCCTGCGCCTGGACGATCCCGAGCACCATCGGCTGCGCACCCTCGCCATGCGGCCGTTCGGCCCGCCGCACAGCCCGCACCGGGTGGACGGCATGCGTGCCGAGATCGACCGGATCACGGCGGAGCTGCTGGAACCCTTCGAGGCGGGCGGGCGGTTCGACCTCGTGGACGACTTCGCCTACCCCCTGCCGGTCACCGTGATCTGCCGGCTGCTCGGGGTGCCGCGCGAGGACGAGCCGCTCTTCCGGGCCTGGTCGGACACGCTGGTCGCGTCGGCCGACGTACGGCCGGACGCGGGCCAGGCGCCCCGCGAGGAGGCCGAGAAGGCCCGTGCGGACATGGGCGGGTACCTGGTGGGCCTGGCCGAGCAGCGCCGCGACCAGCCCACCGGCGACCTGCTGTCCGCGTTCGTCAACGAGCCCGACCCGGGGCAGCGGCTCACCCGGGAGGAACTCGCGGAGACCGCGGTGCTGCTGCTGATCGCCGGGCACGAGACGACGGTCAACCTCATCACCAACGGGGTGCTGACCTTGCTGCGCCACCCCGAGGAACTGGACCGGCTGCGCCGCACGCCCGGTCTGCTGCCCCGGGCGATCGAGGAACTCCTGCGCTACGAGCCCCCGGTCCACATGCGCGAACGCATACCGCTGGTCGACCTCGCCGTCGCCGGCACGACCCTGCCGCAGGGCTCCTCGGTGTTCCTGGCCCTGGCCTCCGGCAACCGCGACCCCCGCCGCTTCACCGACCCCGACCGGTTCGACCCGGCGCGCCCCGACAACCAGCACCTCGGCTTCGGCACGGGCATCCACCTCTGCTACGGCGCCCCGCTCGCCCGCATCGAGGCCCACTCGGCCCTGTCCGCCCTGCTCCCCCGCCTGGCCACGGCCCAGCTGGTCGAGGACCCGCCGCCGTACCGGCAGAACGCGATGCTGCGGGGCCCGCGCCACCTCCCGCTCAGGCTCTGA